The window ATCGTTGCGTTTTACCGTATAGTGATTTAATCCTGACAAACTAGCTTTAAAGGTTACGTCATACTTAGCTAATTCTCCACTTTCAGTGGCTTCAAATTGGTGGCGAGAGGATCGACCCAAGTTTCGTTTTTCAGAAACTGTTTTATTGTCGTAGATGATGCGTTCCTTCCCTCTTCCATCACGAACCAACTGTAGCTCATGGGCACCGAGGCTAAAGCGAGTTTCAGACATAAGTACACCTCCTTTTTTAGCTCAACCTGGTTGGGTAGCAATGAACAACACTGTAATCATACCAAATCCGGGATAATTAGCGACTGGTTAACCCTTATCTAATCAGGGTTTCGTTTCTAAAAAAAAGTCTGACAACCGGATTTAGTATGAGTGGTAGAGTGGGTGAGGAAGTCGGGGATTTTTACCCGTTCGGTTACAATCTAAATTAAATGCGTTTTAGCTTATTGAATTGAGTTGGATGGTTATGATTAATGTTTACGAAGTTACTTTTGAGCAGCGGACAATCTCTATAATTGAAGGCTTTTCGACTTCGCTGTCCTAGGCTTTCCCAAACGATTAATCATAAGTTTTCAACCGTAATTTGAGATTATTGACTCGTTGCCGGCGAACAAAGGCTTTGGACTGCTTGGTTCCAGATGTGGCGACCGGCTTCTTTTGCGGGTGATTCTCCAAGCGGAAATTCAGCGAGATAAGTTTCTTCATCAATGCCGTCAGAAATCAGCCGGCAAACTCCTTCGCCGGTTCGCTGAATGTCGCTTGCTGAAGTTTCCGATAAAATCGCCCTCGCATCTTCTGACATCTCGCGAGACAGAAGGGCTTCTTTAAACTGTGCGGCGCTATCCTGTTGCACACTATCTACAGGAGTTGGAAACTCGAAATTCGGATTATCTTGCTTGGCTGCAAAAGACGGGGTGGCAATGGCAAATAAAAGGCCGGCAGCGATAAATCCGTAGCAAAGGCGTCTCATCAATGTACTCCAAATGTATTTGGGTTGCTGACTTGAACACAGAAGTTAGCAATCGGTGCCCTAATCAGACAAATCTTTACATTAAATGAGTCAGCCTGTCTGCCTGATTGAGATTGTTCCCGGTAACGCTAACTGAAGGTTGGTTTAAGCTGCCGGCAACCCACCTTATCTGAATTTAAACATAAAAGTTTATTAATTTTTTTAATTTATCTGCCCAGGTAATTAAGTTTTGTATCTTTGCTGATGCAGAATTTTTGGACTCAAACCGTTTTTTAAGGGAATAAGATAAGCCGGTTTAAGATTCGGGCTTTTCCATTATTTTTTTAGCAAATAGCGGTGAGTTCAAGGTTATCTTGAGCTTTTTATAAATCGCTTTAAATTTAGAGAGGGTAAATATTTGTAGTAAGAAGAGAGGAGGCATACCCACAAAGTTCGCGCCTCTATCTGATTAAGTTTAGAGACGCGGTTGACTTGTGAGAGAATTAAACAAAATTATTATGCTGAAAAGTTATGAGCTATAGTCCGCTTTGCATGGCGACCAAGCCAATCACCGCAACGCTCATCAAAACCAGTAAAGCTCCCATTGAAAGTGATTGACTAAGCTGAGTATTTGAGATTTTCATATTTTAGTCTCTGTATTCTTACTGAGGTTCTCATAACAATAACAGAACTTCCTACAACTATACAAAACATTAAAATCTTTTAAAGAAACGTAAACTATCTTAAAAAACGAACTCGACTTTTATTGCGGTAGAGTTCGCTTAAAAGCCGAGTTTGGAGGGTTTAGAAATAGATTTTTAGCTGAAATAGGGCTGCCGGCACCGGCTTTCAACGTTCAATATCTTAGATGCCGGCACCGGCAACGCTTACTGGCTACTTTGTTAAGCCGTGTTCCAAGGCGTAGCGGACTAATTCAGTGCGGCTATTGGTGCCGGTTTTGCTAAATAGCCGGCTAACATACTTTTCCACATTGCGAACACTGGTTTCTAAGCGGCGGGCAATTTCTTTATTCATCAACCCTTGAGCAACCAGATCCAAAACACTTTGCTCTCTGGGAGTCAAGTCAATTTTAATCGGTGCCGGTGTCTGCGTAATGCCACTACGACCCGTCAGTAAAGACTTAATCTCAGCAATTTGACTGGCAAGCTCAGTAATATCAGGCGTTTCACCATCGCCAGTCTTTGCCGTCGCCTCTCGCCTCTCCAGCAAATTTTCTACAATTGCCACCAATTCATCGGGGTCAAACGGCTTAGAAATATAGGCATCACAGCCGGCTTGATAGCCTAGAATTCGGTCAGATGTCATGCCTCTAGCAGTTAAAAACACCACCGGCAACGCCTTAAAACGAGGGTCATCTCGCAATTGCTTGAGAAACTGATAGCCATCGACTTGGGGCATCATCACGTCCGTAATCACCAAATCAGGCCGTTTCTGCTGCACCAGTTCCCATCCGAGATTGGCATTACTGGCTACGTTCACACTAAATCCACTGTCTTCTAGATAAGCTTGCACTGCTTCGCGCAATCCAGGCTCATCATCGACCAGTAATAATTGTGCTGACATGGATGTTCCCTTTCTGCTAATTTATTTAACTTTAGCAACGATAAGGACGCGAAAGGATGCCGGCAGCTTGTTCACAAATCCGTCAGTAGCCTTGCCTTTCTGAGAATAAACGTCAGAACCGTCTCTTTTCTAGAAATAATATCAGCCGTGCCTTGCATCCCAGCTTGAATCGGACATTTGCGATCACCCTGAACCAAAGCAAGGTTTTCCGGCTGAACCGTCACTTCAAAAAAAGCAGCGTTTGAGGTGGGAGTTTGGGGAGATTGTGAATTGACGTCAGGCTTCATTGCATCCGGTGAAACTCCCGTCACCTTGCCTTTAAGGATGCCGTAATCAGGATAAGGACAGGCAGACACTCGCATTTGCACAGCTTGGCCGGCTTTCACGCGGCTGATATCTTCAGATGACACCAGCGCTTTCACCACCAAAGGCGCTTCACTGGGGGAAATTTGAGCAATCAGATCCCCTGGACGCACCATTTGAGAAGTGTTACGGAGATTAAGCTGATGAATCGTGCCAGAAACCGGCGCGCGAATCACAGTATATTTCAGTTCAGTTTCTATTTGTTGCAGTTCTTGCTGATCGCGGCCCAGTTGGCTTTGGAGTTCAACTTTTCGCTGAATTAACTGTTCTCGTTCCTGATTTAATCTCGCTAAGGTGGCAACACCGGCAGCTTTTTCCTGATCAATTTTCTCCCTTGCCATTGCCACGATTGCCTCACTCGGATCAAGGCCGGCTGATGCCCCTTGCAATCGCGCTTTTGCCGCCTCAATCGCTTGTTGTTGCCGCTCAATTGCTTGCTTTTGGCCGGCAATCACCGCTTTTTGCTGTTCAACGGCTTCTTCTTGTTGCTCAACTGCAAGTTTAACTTCCTCGAATTGATCTTGAGAAAGTCCGCCAGATTCAACTAAAGGCTGATACCGATCTCGCCTCGTCCTCGCTGACTTTAAAGCCGCCTCAATCGATCTCAAATTCGCCTCGGCTGACGTTAAATCTGCCTGCGCTTTTTGCAATTCTTCTTCAGAACTCCTTAAATTGGCTACAGCTTCGGAGACTCCAGCTACAGAGGTTACTTGCTGATTTTGATAGTCCCGTTGAGTGCGAATTAAATCTGCTTGAGCTGAGGCAACCATGCGGTTATTGCGGTCAGTTTCTGCTGCAACTTGACCGTCTATCGCCTTCATTTGAGCATCGAGTTGAGTGAGTTGGAGTTGGTTGTTTTGAATATTTCCTTGCAGTTGATTTTTTTTAGTTTGCAGTTGTGAATCATCAATATAAGCGATCACTTCTCCCTGTTTGACTGCTTGATTTTCTTTGATTTCAATTCGGTTAACGCTGCCTTGAGCAGCCGCTTGAATGAGTCGCAGATCGCCGGTGGGGCGAACTGTTGCAGCGGCTTTAACAGTAACATTGTATTTTGTGATAGCAGCAACGGTGACGCCAATGCCAAATGTTGCAACCAAAAAGAGTCCGCCCAGCCTTGTCCACAGACTGATAGGCGGGAGAAATTCGTTACTATTAAGTGGTTGAAAAAATTCTGAGTCTGATTCACTCAACATGATTAAAATAAAGCCAGTTATTTTTGAGACTGAGCGAGCAAAATATCCGCGATTGCATGGGAAATCGGTAAACCAGGGCACAATTCCAGCCAGAAAAACTCCCCGACTGGGTTAACTTCTAGGAAAATATGGCGACCGTCTGGCGTTAAGATTAAGTCAAGCGCTCCGTAATTTAAGCCAAAGTTGCTCATTAACTGTAGCAGCTTTTCTTCGAGTCTCTGGGGTAAATTATAGGGTTTCCAATCATCTATCAGGGCTAAGCCTTGCCTGCGCCAATCGTGACGCGCCTTCTCCGAACTTTGAGAATCAATTGAGGCGGTAAACAACTGCTTCCCGACAACAATTGTGCGTAATTCTAAGGCTTTGGGAATATGTTCCTGAAATGTCATCGGACAAAAGCACAGTCCATCAAGATTTTCTAGATCCTCAGCAGTTAAAGGATTGGTGAAAACGACTTTTTCTACACCCTCTTCATAAATTGCAAAATAGGAATGCATTTTGGTGATTAAATTTCCCTCGCACTCGTGGGCAAATTCTCGCACGGATTGGGGATTATTGGTCATTAAAGTGCGTGGCGTATCAATCCCCAATTCTCGTGCAACTTGCAACTGCAATTGTTTGTTTTCCGCCCGCCGCAGATGGGGCACTGGATCAAGGTGAAAAGCTTTAAGGCTAGCGATCATGCCTTGAACAGTCGCCCGTGATTCTTGAATCGAGGCTTGTCTGAGTTGGGCATCCATTGTGTTAGGAATTCGCCCGCCAATTCTGAGCCGGCGATACCAGACGGCGGAAACTTCACGCAGATCCAGTTGCTCTTGTTCAGTAGCGATCATTAATCGCTCTTTTCCGTTACTGTAGTAGATATCTAGCTGAATCTCTGTGGGAAATTGATCTGTGTTAAAACGAAATGCTTTGCCGCCTTGTTTTTCGATGGCGTCGATTACCATCGGGATGCTTTCGTTATCTTTACTATGGGTAATAATTAAAACTGTCATAGGATTTTAGATTTTAGATGTTTTCAAGCTTATTTATTTTTATTCGGCTCTATGCTTCCAGAATTTTAAGCCCCAGAATCAAATAATTTTGTAATGAGTATTTGAATTAATTTTAACAAACTTCTGTCATTAGCCAAGAATTTAAGCATTTGGCTTACCTTAGAAAGATGAAACAGCAATTACTTAACAAAATTCAACGCTGCTCAGATAATAAAGTATCTGCAATTGCCTCAGAAATTGGAAGGTTTAAATCTCGCTCTAACATTCCCCATTCCCCTGTCGGGTTAACTTCAAGAAAGATATATTCACCGTCTGGTGTTTGGATAAAATCGAAGGCTCCAAAAAGTAGCCCAAACTCTGCCATAAAAATATTAAGACCATCGGCAATTTGACTTGGGATTTCTGCCGGCTCCCACACACACTCTCCGGGTTTAGCATTACGCCAATCCATTGTTGTTGCGGAATAACGAGATGCATCGAGTGCCCCAGCAAACAATTTCCCTGCCACAAAGATCACTCGCAATTCTCTCAATTTTGGAATTTGCTCTTGGAAAACCATCGGACTATAACGCAGTGATTCAGCATCTGCCAGATCCGCTTCTTTAACTTCGCTGGTATACAGGAAAAAAGCGGAGCCTTCCATACTTGCTGAAAGGGGGGTCAAAAGTTTAGCCACCATTTTTCCCTTCAGTTGTTGAAAAAAGTCTCGTGCTTCTTGAGGATCGTTGGTAACGAGCGTTTGGGGAATTTGTAAGCCGGCTTTTCTGGCAATTCTAAGCTGACGCAACTTGTTTTCTGCGGCGGAAATGTGTCGCAAATCATCCACCCAGCGCACCTCACTGAGGCTGTCTAAGAAGCCGAGAAGGGCAGCGCGTGACTCTCGACGACAAGCGTACTGGTACTGTGGTGATAATTCTGGACTCAGCTTGGGTTCCCAAAGCCGGCGCATCCAAACTGATCGCACTTGCTCTGTGCTGATAGATTTGTCTTGATAGTGAAGCCGGTGATGCAGTCTTTCGCTATCAATTTGAGCTGAAAGTTGCAGATTCATTGGGAATTGATCGGTGTCGAGACGAAAAGGTTGTGCCCCGCGCTGAACGATGGCTTCGGCAACGCGATCAATCGTGAAGAAATCTCCACTGTGGGTGAGCAATAAAACAATATTGCGAGACAAACTCATGAAAAAAAATGCGGTGAGGTGGGCAAACAAAAAAGGTTGCAAACCCAAAAATCCGCAGAACTGATTAACTGGGAATCAGATAACTGCGGATTATAAGCTATGCAGTTATTACTTGTTGCAGTTTGCTGGTTTCCAAAGCCGGCTGTCTAATTGCATTAAACTCAGCTTGATCAAGCCATTACAGGCAGCCGCCGGAGTCCTCGGCATCAGACGGGTACTTCATTGTCACCATGACTTCCCCTTCATCTTCGGCATCAGATGGGTACTTCGTCGTTGTCACGTCTCCACCCTCTTCTTGGTCAGATGGATACTTTTCAGTTACAGCAATTCCGCCGCCGTTACATTTTGATTTTTTCCTGCATTTACCGCCGGCTGCGGCTTCCATATCCTCTTCAGAAAGTTCTTCAATGTTCTGGCTTTCTAGGAAGCGGGCGAAAAAGGGAACTGCTTTTTCGTTTGGCATTTCAGACATGAGTATATTACTCCTTTCTTTGTAGCAGTCAATTTTTGGATAGCAAAAATCTGGCTAGCTGAATACCACTCAGTTTCAGACTGAAGCCGAAAGACGTTTCTCAGGAATTGTGGGTTCCTTGTTTTAAAAAAATGTTACTTGAAATTTAGTAAAATTTCTAGATAAGTATTTTTACTTTTCTTCCGAAAAAACTGATATTTTCAGTAGGTTACACGCGATCCCCAGGACTTGACAATCGCATTTGCATTAAGATAGGGTTAAGCGATCAAAGTAATGATTTCCGCCGGCTAAAAAATCAAAACCAATTTTTTAAAGCGATCAGTGTTTGGCCAATAGCATGAAAATCCGGATGAGGAAGAAATACGCGCTCGGTTTCATGCAGTTATTTCAAGATTGGTAGTAGACAGAGAATTTTTAGAATGTGTGCTTTAATGCCAGAAAGTTTCCTAGGAATTATTTAAATTTTCTCGAATAGGGGAAAGTTGGGATAAGTTTGGATAGCTGAGTTGGCATATTTCTAAATTTTGTCAAGATTAATTTTCTACCGGCGGCTTTGTGATCCCAAGCAAATTTGCTTCAACCCAGGTCAATCAAAGATATTCAACCTAAGAGGTTTCTAGCCGGCTTGAGGGTTGCAATCTCGCTTCAAGGCAGGAACACTGAGAGGATATCTAAGACTTCTCTGACATCTTCTCAGCCAAGCCGGCATCTACCATCATTAAAGATGCGCTTTCCCTTAAAGACGAATGAAATACCAGGTTGTTTTACAGCACAGTGAAGAAGACTGTGGGGCTGCTTGTCTTGCCACCATTGCTAAACAGTACGGGCGCACGTTTACCCTCAACCGTATCCGGGAAGCCGTCGGTACCGGCCAGTTGGGAACGACCTTACTAGGACTGAAACGGGGTTCAGAGGTACTTGGTTTCAATGCTAGAGGCGTTAGGGCTTCACCTGAAATTTTAGACAAGATGAAAGAAGCCCCTTTGCCGGCGATCATTCACTGGATGGGCTATCACTGGGTGGTTTTGCATGGACAGCGGGGTAAGAAATATGCGATCGCTGACCCGGCTGTTGGCATCCGTTACCTGTCTAAGGAAGAGTTAAGGGAGGGCTGGGCCAATGGCTTGATGCTTTTACTTGAACCCGATCCCGTCCGCTTTTCTTCCCAGTCCGATGATAAAATTAGCGGTTTTGGGCGTTTCTTTAAGCCGGTGTGGGCTTATCGAGGCATTCTGGGTGAGGCTTTTCTAATTAATCTTGTTTTAGGGATGCTGTCTTTAACTTCCCCGTTTCTGCTGCAAATTCTCACCGATGATGTGCTGGTTCGTGGGGATACGCAGTTGCTTACAGGTGTGGTCATTGCTGTTGTGATTATGAACTTTCTCAGCAGCAGCCTCCAGCTCGTCCAGTCTAACCTGATTGCTCACTTTGCCCAACGGTTACAGTTAGGGCTAGTGCTGGAATTTGGAAGAGTCATTTTGCGTTTACCCCTAAGCTATTATGAAGCGCGTCGCAGTGGTGAAATTGTCAGCCGGCTACGAGATATTCAAGAAATTAATCAGTTAGTTTCCCAAGTCGTTATCCGTCTTCCCAGCCAATTATTCATTGCTGCGATTTCTTTGAGCTTTATGCTGTTCTACAGTTGGAAACTCACCATAGCTGCCTTTTTATTTGCACTTTTAATGACCTTCTCGACAGTCATTTTTCTGCCGGCACTTCAGCAAAAAACTCGAACCTTATTAGTTTTAGAGGCAGAAAATCAGGGCGTCTTAGTCGAAACCTTTAAGGGCGCACTCACCCTAAAAACCACCACAGCAGCCCCCCAATTTTGGGAAGAGTTTCAGAGCCGGTTTGGTCGCCTAGCTAACGTGACATTCCGCACAATTCAAATTGGCATTATCAATAATACCTTTTCTGGGTTAGTTTCCAGTATCAGCAGCGTTGCCTTGCTTTGGCTCGGCAGCAGTTTAGTGATTAGCCAAGAATTAACCATCGGTCAGCTATTGGCATTTAACAGCATGAATGGTAATTTCATCGGCTTCATCGGCACAATCGTCGGATTTGTGGATGAATTTACGATGGCTCAAACGGCTACACAACGCCTGACAGAAGTGATTGACTCGACTCCTGAAAGTCAGAACGACTATCAAAAGCCGATTGCTAAAATTCCCGGCAATGCTGACATTATTTGTACGAACCTCAACTTTTATCATGCGGGTAGAGTTGACCTTCTCAAGGAATTTTCTCTCAAAATCCCTGGCGGTAAAGCCACTGCTTTAATCGGTAAATCTGGCTGTGGCAAAAGTACCCTGGCTAAGCTGATTGCGGGTTTACACTCACCCCAATCAGGCAATATTCGCTTTGGCATTTATAATATGCAAGACCTTTCTTTGGATTGCTTGCGCCAACAGGTTGTCCTAGTCCCGCAAGACGCTCACTTTTGGAGCCGGTCAATTATTGAAAATTTTCGTTTGGGTAATCCTTACGTGACATTTGAGCAAATCGTTACGGCTTGCCAAATTGCTGAGGCTGATGAATTTATTAGTAAGTTACCCGATAAATATCAAACCGTTTTGGGAGAATTTGGCGCAAATATTTCTGGAGGACAGCGGCAGCGACTAGCAATTGCCAGAGCGATTGTTAATGATCCGCCTGTATTAATTTTAGATGAATCCACAGCCGGTTTAGATCCGGTCAGTGAGGCTGAAGTTCTAGACCGGCTGCTGTCCTACCGGCAAGATAAAACGACCATTACAATCAGTCACCGCCCTAGAGTGATTGAGCGTGCTGAGTGGATTGTGTTTCTAGAAAATGGTCAATTAAAATTACAAGGTTCTGTGGAGGATTTGCGAAAACTTCCCGGCGATCATATTAATTTCTTAACGCCTTAATTTTAGGGCTGGATAAATTGTTCAATTTCCCGCGCTTTTTCTGCTAAATTTGCTTCTCGTTGCCCCGTTGTTCTCGCCTGAAAACAAAAGAGATCGAGGGGTGTACTTAATAAATCTGCCAAGCCGGCTTTTCCCAGACTTGCTTTCACACTAGCAGCCGGCAATTCTTTCAACAACCACCGGCTGAGGCGATAAAGATATTCTTTCGCAGTCAATTCCCGCATTAAATCGATGCCGTGCAATTCGTGCAAATACTTGTTAGATTCACCATAACGCCGCCACTGACTTCGTAACTGCCGCAAAGTTGAGCGATGCCGGTGTTGCACAATCGCATCTGGGGCAAATTCTAGCTGCCAATGAGTTTGCCGCAAAATTCGCCAGCAAATATCAGCATCGCCGCCAGTCGTTAAATAAGGGCGAAATAAACCGACTTCTTCTAACACTTGCCGGCGAATTGCTAAATTTGCCGTTTGACCATAAGGACAAAAAGGATGAGCTAAGGTATGCTTTTGGGATAAAGTATCCTGCCGGCTGGCGTATTTTTCCAGCAGAGTTTCACCGGCAAGTGCCTCAATTTCACCGGCAACAATTCCCACATTTTCCTTGACAAATGGCTGAATTAATGTATTTAACCAGTTAGGGTTGGGCCGGCAGTCGGCATCGGTGAAGGCAAGAATGTTGCCGGTTGCAGCACGAATGCCGGTATTCCTAGCGGCATAAGAACTTTGAATTTGATTCTCGCTGAGGTGGCGGAAACCCTCACCGGCAGATGCAATCAGGGGGCCGGTGTGATCGCTGCTGTTATTGTCTACGAGCAAATATTCAACTAAATGCGTTGGGTAAGTTTGTAATCGCAAACAATTTAGTAAATCTGGTAAATCTGCCTCGCCATTGTAAATCGGAACAATGACGGAAACTCTGGGTAAAAAAGCCGGGTTGCTGAAGTTATTTGCTTGGCTGGGAGACATATTGATAGATTGAAGGTTTTCTGATGAATTTGGCACCCAGCCAAGCGTGCAGGCAGATTTTGTCTAACAGTTTCTCCGTTTCAATGCTGCCGGCGCATCTGTCAGCGTTTTAGTCATTAATGAAGCACCAGGGCGAGGAGAACGAGGATTGCGTTAATCACATAAAAAACGCCTACTATTTTGATTTCGCGCCATCCCGAAAGTTCTAAATGATGGTGAAGGGGTGCCATTTTAAACAGGCGTTTGCCAATTCCATCTGGGCCTTTTGTGGCTTTATAATATCCCACTTGAGCCATTACAGACAACGTTTCAACGATTAGAATGCCGCCGATAATAAAAAGACTCCAGAGGCTATTTGTGAGAATCGCCACAGATGCTAAAGCGCCTCCCAGTGCCAAAGAGCCGGTATCCCCCATAAAAACACGAGCGGGGTTGCGGTTATGTGCCACGAAACCGAGACAGCTACCGCTGAGACAGGCGCAGAAAATCGCCAAACCGGCAGAGGTTGGTGCAACCACTACAGCGAAACCCAGGAACGCAATCGCACCGAGTCCGCCCATTAGTCCATCCACGCCATCGGTGAGGTTAGTGGCGTTACTTTCTGCTACTAGCACAAATACTGCCAAGGGCCAAAATAGCAGCCCTAACGGAATCGCTAAACCGAGGGGTAAAAGAATTGTTGTGATACTTGCCGGCTCAACCGATTCTAGAAAGTACGTCTGGATGAACAACCACAGACAAAACAGCCCACCAAATCCCACTTGTAAGGCGAGTTTCATTTGAGGCGAAATGCCTTTATTCGATTTGCGGCGTAGGATTTGCCAGTCGTCCAGCCAACCAATAAAGCCATAGGCAAGGGTTAAGGCGGCTACAGCGATCACCGGCATGAAATCGGGCGCTGAGACTGCCGGCGAAAAACCAGCCCACAGCAGCGCCACCAGCACGCCCACCGGCACAAAAAACACCCCGCCCATTGTCGGAGTGCCGGCTTTTTTCAAATGTGCTTGAGGGCCATCTTCTCGAATAACTTGGCCGGTTTTTAGCTGCTGCAGTAGCGGCACCACCCAGTAGCCCAACCCCGCTGTTAGCAAGGCAGAAACTAACAGGGGCAACGTCAGGGAGAACCCTAAATTGAGAAACCTGCCGGCTGTCCAATCCAAAATCAGCGCTGCTGCACTCAGCCCAACGCCCAGCAGCCAAAACAGATTCGTGCCTGAAAGGTTTAATGCGTTGCCAGAAAATGATTTAGCGTCCACAAAGTTTTTATTTCACTCCACACACCAATAATCCGAAGACGGCGCTCAAGTCTCCGCTCAAAAAAAAGTGTGAGGGGTAAAGGGTTAAGGGTCAAGGATTTGGGATGAAAACTCAAGGCAGTGGGAGTTTGAGAGGTAGAAATTATTTGCACTCCACACTCCCCACTTTAGCCAATGCGTTACCTGTACGCTGGGTGAGCGAATACACCCCTCACACGTCGTTGTTTAGTCTTTATTCCTCCAAATCAAGCTCATCATCATCATCATCATCGAGGTCAAAGGTGCCCTCATCCACAGCCATCAGTTCAGAAATTTCTTCTTCCTCATCCAGATAGCCGGCAAGCTCGTGAGAGTCACGGGCGATCAAACGACCTGTGTTTTCCAACCAGTCTAAAAGGGAAGTCTCTTGATTCAATGGAATCACATCCGCCGGCTCATGACGAGATTCTTGACGCAGAGAAGGGTTATACATTCTTACACTCCCACGACTAAAGTCGATCCGCTATTGCAACTTGTGCCCTAAGTCATCTTACACGAGCCGGCAGAAAGTATGTTTATGATCAGTTGTCAGACTGTCAAAAAAAGATGTGAACGGGAGTCATCTGAGGATGAGTACGAGTTCGGCTGTTTTTTATATCAAGGATGGTTTCGATACGAGTGGTAAACAACTGCTCGGTCGTCAAGCGGCAGGTGAAGGTTTTCTTAAAGGTTTAGTCAAGTATGGAACAGCAGAGCGTCTCTACTGTTACACAGGGCACCGGCAAGATTTCAGCGATTTTTGCCAACGGATAGAACCTTGGGCAAAACGCCCCCGTCCTGTCCGGTGGCTACCGGCTGACAATCCCACAAGCCTTGCTGAAGCCGGTGGTATTTACAAACCCGATCCGAGCATTTCTGACTTGGTTTGGATGCGGCGATTTACAGATGAGCGTGCTTATAGTATTTGTGGGGTAACTCACACCATCGTTAGCAGGCCGGCAACCAAAGCAA of the Microcoleus sp. FACHB-68 genome contains:
- a CDS encoding response regulator transcription factor; protein product: MSAQLLLVDDEPGLREAVQAYLEDSGFSVNVASNANLGWELVQQKRPDLVITDVMMPQVDGYQFLKQLRDDPRFKALPVVFLTARGMTSDRILGYQAGCDAYISKPFDPDELVAIVENLLERREATAKTGDGETPDITELASQIAEIKSLLTGRSGITQTPAPIKIDLTPREQSVLDLVAQGLMNKEIARRLETSVRNVEKYVSRLFSKTGTNSRTELVRYALEHGLTK
- a CDS encoding HlyD family efflux transporter periplasmic adaptor subunit, which encodes MLSESDSEFFQPLNSNEFLPPISLWTRLGGLFLVATFGIGVTVAAITKYNVTVKAAATVRPTGDLRLIQAAAQGSVNRIEIKENQAVKQGEVIAYIDDSQLQTKKNQLQGNIQNNQLQLTQLDAQMKAIDGQVAAETDRNNRMVASAQADLIRTQRDYQNQQVTSVAGVSEAVANLRSSEEELQKAQADLTSAEANLRSIEAALKSARTRRDRYQPLVESGGLSQDQFEEVKLAVEQQEEAVEQQKAVIAGQKQAIERQQQAIEAAKARLQGASAGLDPSEAIVAMAREKIDQEKAAGVATLARLNQEREQLIQRKVELQSQLGRDQQELQQIETELKYTVIRAPVSGTIHQLNLRNTSQMVRPGDLIAQISPSEAPLVVKALVSSEDISRVKAGQAVQMRVSACPYPDYGILKGKVTGVSPDAMKPDVNSQSPQTPTSNAAFFEVTVQPENLALVQGDRKCPIQAGMQGTADIISRKETVLTFILRKARLLTDL
- a CDS encoding MvdD family ATP-grasp ribosomal peptide maturase, with translation MTVLIITHSKDNESIPMVIDAIEKQGGKAFRFNTDQFPTEIQLDIYYSNGKERLMIATEQEQLDLREVSAVWYRRLRIGGRIPNTMDAQLRQASIQESRATVQGMIASLKAFHLDPVPHLRRAENKQLQLQVARELGIDTPRTLMTNNPQSVREFAHECEGNLITKMHSYFAIYEEGVEKVVFTNPLTAEDLENLDGLCFCPMTFQEHIPKALELRTIVVGKQLFTASIDSQSSEKARHDWRRQGLALIDDWKPYNLPQRLEEKLLQLMSNFGLNYGALDLILTPDGRHIFLEVNPVGEFFWLELCPGLPISHAIADILLAQSQK
- a CDS encoding MvdC family ATP-grasp ribosomal peptide maturase, whose translation is MSLSRNIVLLLTHSGDFFTIDRVAEAIVQRGAQPFRLDTDQFPMNLQLSAQIDSERLHHRLHYQDKSISTEQVRSVWMRRLWEPKLSPELSPQYQYACRRESRAALLGFLDSLSEVRWVDDLRHISAAENKLRQLRIARKAGLQIPQTLVTNDPQEARDFFQQLKGKMVAKLLTPLSASMEGSAFFLYTSEVKEADLADAESLRYSPMVFQEQIPKLRELRVIFVAGKLFAGALDASRYSATTMDWRNAKPGECVWEPAEIPSQIADGLNIFMAEFGLLFGAFDFIQTPDGEYIFLEVNPTGEWGMLERDLNLPISEAIADTLLSEQR
- a CDS encoding microviridin/marinostatin family tricyclic proteinase inhibitor, which translates into the protein MSEMPNEKAVPFFARFLESQNIEELSEEDMEAAAGGKCRKKSKCNGGGIAVTEKYPSDQEEGGDVTTTKYPSDAEDEGEVMVTMKYPSDAEDSGGCL
- a CDS encoding peptidase domain-containing ABC transporter, yielding MKYQVVLQHSEEDCGAACLATIAKQYGRTFTLNRIREAVGTGQLGTTLLGLKRGSEVLGFNARGVRASPEILDKMKEAPLPAIIHWMGYHWVVLHGQRGKKYAIADPAVGIRYLSKEELREGWANGLMLLLEPDPVRFSSQSDDKISGFGRFFKPVWAYRGILGEAFLINLVLGMLSLTSPFLLQILTDDVLVRGDTQLLTGVVIAVVIMNFLSSSLQLVQSNLIAHFAQRLQLGLVLEFGRVILRLPLSYYEARRSGEIVSRLRDIQEINQLVSQVVIRLPSQLFIAAISLSFMLFYSWKLTIAAFLFALLMTFSTVIFLPALQQKTRTLLVLEAENQGVLVETFKGALTLKTTTAAPQFWEEFQSRFGRLANVTFRTIQIGIINNTFSGLVSSISSVALLWLGSSLVISQELTIGQLLAFNSMNGNFIGFIGTIVGFVDEFTMAQTATQRLTEVIDSTPESQNDYQKPIAKIPGNADIICTNLNFYHAGRVDLLKEFSLKIPGGKATALIGKSGCGKSTLAKLIAGLHSPQSGNIRFGIYNMQDLSLDCLRQQVVLVPQDAHFWSRSIIENFRLGNPYVTFEQIVTACQIAEADEFISKLPDKYQTVLGEFGANISGGQRQRLAIARAIVNDPPVLILDESTAGLDPVSEAEVLDRLLSYRQDKTTITISHRPRVIERAEWIVFLENGQLKLQGSVEDLRKLPGDHINFLTP
- a CDS encoding glycosyltransferase, with translation MSPSQANNFSNPAFLPRVSVIVPIYNGEADLPDLLNCLRLQTYPTHLVEYLLVDNNSSDHTGPLIASAGEGFRHLSENQIQSSYAARNTGIRAATGNILAFTDADCRPNPNWLNTLIQPFVKENVGIVAGEIEALAGETLLEKYASRQDTLSQKHTLAHPFCPYGQTANLAIRRQVLEEVGLFRPYLTTGGDADICWRILRQTHWQLEFAPDAIVQHRHRSTLRQLRSQWRRYGESNKYLHELHGIDLMRELTAKEYLYRLSRWLLKELPAASVKASLGKAGLADLLSTPLDLFCFQARTTGQREANLAEKAREIEQFIQP